One window of the Carnobacterium maltaromaticum DSM 20342 genome contains the following:
- a CDS encoding MurR/RpiR family transcriptional regulator — protein MNVLLKLKNLKHLTTSETVLVNFILASPEKVIYFSPKELAEASFVSISTIYRLINKLKLDGLNDLKLELVKYLNAHTSETIIDINYPISSEDNNYAVMKNLQTVYDQTVQATIATNDLENLMRTSILLQEAEVIDVYTTSANLYFAENFKFQMQEIGKTVHVPKDNYTQNLTAANSTKQHLAIVVSFEGRGTNIPQLFAILKKNNCKILLITAENSPLLSEKVDSHFLFPSLESHYHKISSFSTRTSLMYIFDILYLSYFNKDYDKNIAYKLENYKKMNPDLI, from the coding sequence ATGAATGTTCTTTTAAAATTAAAAAATTTAAAGCACTTGACGACAAGTGAAACAGTGCTAGTTAACTTTATTTTAGCCAGTCCTGAGAAAGTTATTTATTTTTCACCAAAAGAATTAGCAGAAGCTTCTTTTGTTTCTATTTCGACAATTTATCGTTTAATTAATAAACTAAAACTTGATGGTTTAAACGATTTAAAGCTTGAACTGGTTAAGTATTTAAATGCACATACCTCTGAAACGATCATTGACATTAATTATCCAATTTCGTCAGAAGATAACAATTATGCAGTTATGAAAAATTTACAAACGGTATACGATCAAACCGTCCAAGCAACGATTGCTACAAATGATTTAGAAAATTTGATGCGTACGAGTATTCTTTTGCAAGAAGCTGAGGTGATTGATGTTTATACCACATCAGCTAATCTTTATTTTGCTGAAAACTTTAAATTTCAAATGCAAGAAATCGGAAAAACGGTCCATGTACCAAAGGATAATTATACACAAAATTTAACGGCAGCCAATAGTACAAAGCAACATCTAGCAATTGTTGTATCATTTGAAGGGCGTGGCACGAATATCCCCCAACTATTTGCCATATTAAAGAAAAATAACTGCAAAATCTTACTGATTACTGCAGAGAATAGTCCACTACTCAGTGAAAAAGTCGATAGTCACTTTCTTTTTCCCTCTCTTGAAAGTCATTATCATAAAATTTCATCCTTTTCGACTAGAACGTCGTTAATGTATATATTTGATATCTTATACCTAAGCTATTTCAACAAAGACTATGATAAAAATATTGCGTATAAACTAGAAAATTATAAAAAAATGAATCCTGATTTGATTTAA
- the yeiL gene encoding transcriptional regulator YeiL, which translates to MIKTAYQVSSKKQLLQQINFFSEETLKNSFIFEFGMNEFIQQEGNEMPFIFYILQGKAKILKTEENGKRLIIQFIERNDFIGELSLVKAEERGKDVVSLGQTICLGIPMSYAQSVLLNDVHFLQKISQYIGHKLLIRMEHFAANQSFDLKYRLAELMLAVSVDDLYKEKHTEISEYLGVSYRHLLHIFSQFKEWGFIEKKGQNYQIHRKNLELFLREKQS; encoded by the coding sequence ATGATTAAAACTGCTTATCAAGTTTCAAGTAAAAAACAACTTTTGCAACAAATCAATTTTTTCTCAGAAGAAACCTTAAAAAATAGTTTTATTTTTGAATTTGGTATGAACGAATTTATTCAGCAAGAAGGGAATGAAATGCCTTTTATCTTTTATATTTTGCAAGGTAAAGCCAAAATTTTAAAGACAGAAGAAAATGGAAAACGTTTGATTATTCAGTTCATTGAACGAAATGATTTTATTGGTGAATTATCGCTAGTCAAAGCTGAAGAGCGAGGGAAAGACGTTGTTTCACTTGGTCAGACAATTTGTTTGGGAATTCCAATGTCTTATGCTCAGTCAGTTTTGTTGAATGATGTCCATTTTTTACAAAAAATCAGTCAATATATTGGACATAAATTATTGATTCGTATGGAGCATTTTGCAGCAAATCAATCCTTTGATTTGAAGTATCGGCTAGCAGAATTAATGCTTGCGGTTTCAGTAGATGATTTATACAAGGAAAAACACACAGAAATTTCCGAATATTTAGGGGTAAGCTACCGTCATTTATTGCATATATTTAGTCAATTCAAAGAATGGGGATTTATTGAAAAAAAAGGTCAAAACTATCAAATTCATCGAAAGAACTTAGAGCTATTTTTAAGGGAGAAACAGAGTTAA
- a CDS encoding transglutaminase-like domain-containing protein has translation MGKEYYRLNPALRSAETKQENIENWLSIQKTDFYHAQVAQERDYCFWCRIVETAKPNSLESYTSMSYTLNDPNTLNSAAKTNFILREDEVLIIHTLAVVRNGQVIDKLNDINVKVLDHVRDENYGNFDNEKSVTILIRDLHLNDIFLIETTIERTYASDSIRNKFFRYLYTYPGPYWAYSNYQWELKNETGQTIEGHYRYFRDESDTILEKEKIVLEDQDSFIIEEQQYTGKELKDLEIAPFIDFATQKNYPEITDTLANLYQQFYQVEIGTFAADLLKDLEALPSLESKIKYAIDFVQKEIYYLYNSSEMDGHEPQAAEVTYQTKQGDCKAKTVLLKVILDSLGVDSEIVLVNYNGDIFLPIYTPSPFNFNHAILKIYIDNHIYFVDATVANDQGFLEKRRKDSFMNYLEIKAGTTLQKQAPFQDQLPAIEEIIHCDVKEDVATFTLEGTMRGGVANNTREMFKNQANKDIISRFNGSIYSNMVLYNKYEQNEIDKHFSDTSIQIIEDNKELNELKVIYKATISEPYLKEGNKRFLHYWDRNYFLNDEAENHHHKDFPLWVDRNSVKMEIHLTVDQSIDQQEIFTRQECDFKSKYLQHRVTKKVSEHGVSCYLNYQTYRNLTLSGKELEDYIKINNQIRNSNWGLGIDIIEDGLFKKLGRLFKGK, from the coding sequence ATGGGAAAAGAATATTATCGATTAAATCCTGCATTACGTTCTGCAGAAACAAAGCAAGAAAATATTGAAAATTGGTTATCCATTCAAAAAACAGATTTTTATCATGCACAAGTAGCACAAGAACGAGACTACTGCTTCTGGTGTCGGATTGTCGAAACGGCAAAACCAAACTCACTAGAGAGTTATACATCCATGTCTTATACCTTAAACGATCCGAATACACTAAATTCAGCGGCTAAAACTAATTTTATTTTAAGAGAAGATGAAGTACTTATTATTCATACATTAGCTGTTGTACGCAATGGACAAGTTATTGATAAATTAAACGACATTAATGTCAAAGTTCTAGATCATGTTCGAGATGAAAACTACGGCAATTTTGATAATGAAAAAAGCGTTACTATTTTGATTCGAGATCTTCATTTAAATGATATCTTCTTAATTGAAACAACGATTGAGCGTACTTATGCTAGTGACAGCATCCGCAACAAGTTTTTCCGATATCTTTATACCTATCCAGGTCCTTATTGGGCTTACAGCAATTATCAATGGGAATTAAAAAACGAAACAGGCCAAACCATTGAAGGTCATTATCGTTATTTCCGAGATGAGTCAGACACTATTTTAGAGAAAGAAAAAATTGTTCTAGAAGATCAAGATTCATTTATCATTGAAGAACAACAGTATACTGGAAAAGAGCTAAAAGATTTAGAAATTGCACCATTTATTGATTTTGCTACGCAAAAAAACTATCCAGAAATTACTGATACCTTAGCAAACTTGTATCAACAATTTTACCAAGTAGAGATAGGAACTTTTGCTGCTGATTTACTTAAAGATTTAGAAGCTTTGCCTTCTTTAGAATCCAAAATTAAGTATGCTATAGATTTTGTTCAAAAAGAAATCTATTATCTTTACAATAGCTCTGAAATGGATGGACATGAGCCACAAGCTGCTGAAGTTACCTATCAAACGAAACAAGGAGATTGCAAAGCTAAGACAGTCTTATTAAAGGTGATTTTAGACTCTTTAGGTGTTGATTCAGAAATCGTCTTAGTTAATTACAATGGAGATATATTTTTACCGATTTATACTCCGTCACCCTTTAATTTTAATCATGCAATTTTGAAAATTTATATTGATAATCACATTTATTTTGTTGATGCTACAGTCGCAAATGATCAAGGATTTTTAGAAAAACGTCGCAAAGATAGTTTTATGAATTATTTAGAAATTAAAGCTGGAACGACTTTGCAAAAGCAAGCACCTTTTCAAGATCAATTGCCAGCTATTGAAGAAATTATTCACTGCGATGTGAAAGAAGACGTTGCTACTTTCACCTTAGAAGGAACAATGCGTGGTGGAGTTGCCAATAATACGAGGGAAATGTTTAAAAACCAAGCAAATAAAGATATTATTTCGCGTTTTAATGGATCTATTTATTCGAATATGGTTTTGTACAATAAGTATGAGCAAAACGAAATTGATAAGCATTTTAGTGATACCTCGATTCAAATCATTGAAGACAATAAAGAATTAAATGAACTTAAAGTCATTTATAAGGCGACAATTTCTGAGCCCTATTTAAAAGAAGGCAATAAACGCTTTTTACATTATTGGGATCGAAATTATTTTTTAAATGATGAAGCAGAAAATCATCATCATAAAGATTTCCCATTATGGGTCGACCGTAACTCAGTTAAGATGGAAATTCATTTGACCGTTGATCAGTCTATTGACCAACAAGAAATTTTCACACGACAAGAATGTGACTTTAAGTCGAAATACCTACAACATCGTGTAACTAAAAAAGTCTCTGAACATGGTGTTTCTTGCTACTTGAATTATCAAACATATCGTAATTTAACTCTTTCTGGTAAAGAGTTAGAAGACTACATCAAGATAAATAATCAAATTCGCAACAGCAATTGGGGATTGGGCATTGATATCATTGAAGATGGTTTGTTTAAGAAACTTGGTCGATTATTTAAAGGAAAATAA
- a CDS encoding VOC family protein → MKIEHIGLWTKDLEGMRKFYENYFNAQASELYHNTKTGFHSYFLTFESGARLEIMYRQDITHRIVGGEILGFAHLAIALGNKEKVDALTKQLIEDGYECLSPSRTTGDGYYESVIADPEGNRIEITA, encoded by the coding sequence ATGAAAATTGAACACATTGGTTTATGGACAAAAGATTTAGAAGGCATGCGTAAATTCTATGAAAATTATTTTAATGCCCAAGCGTCAGAATTATATCACAATACTAAAACAGGCTTTCATTCGTATTTTTTAACGTTCGAAAGTGGCGCCAGATTGGAAATTATGTATCGCCAAGACATTACTCATCGTATAGTTGGTGGAGAAATTCTTGGTTTTGCTCATTTAGCAATTGCACTTGGAAATAAAGAAAAAGTTGATGCGTTAACGAAACAACTTATCGAAGATGGATATGAGTGTTTAAGTCCAAGCCGGACAACTGGTGATGGCTATTATGAATCAGTCATTGCTGATCCAGAAGGAAATCGGATTGAAATTACAGCATAA
- a CDS encoding Cof-type HAD-IIB family hydrolase — protein sequence MNVKAIVLDIDGTLLNDEKKLTEKTREALINAQQQGIKVVLASGRPTPGMLKYVEELQMDRYNGLLVSYNGAHVYDVTAEKELFSQPLSVNTSQHILEHLKQFDVLPMIAKDEYMYVNNVFNGMLDLGEPMGIFNIIEYESRGGNFQLCEKEDLAAFVDFPLHKILVAAQPEYLNEHWKKIIAPFEAKVSGVFSAPMYFEFTDKGIDKANALDKTLTPLGIEREHIISFGDGHNDLSLIEYAGMGVAMGNAVDELKNSADKITLTNNEDGIAKALAELL from the coding sequence ATGAATGTAAAAGCAATAGTTTTAGATATTGATGGAACACTTTTAAATGATGAAAAAAAGTTAACTGAAAAAACGAGAGAAGCGTTAATTAATGCACAACAACAGGGGATTAAAGTGGTATTAGCTTCAGGCAGACCAACACCTGGTATGTTGAAATATGTCGAAGAATTACAAATGGATCGTTATAATGGTTTGCTTGTATCTTATAATGGTGCCCATGTTTATGATGTTACGGCAGAAAAAGAATTATTTAGTCAACCGCTATCAGTCAACACTAGTCAGCATATTTTGGAACATTTGAAGCAATTTGATGTTTTACCTATGATTGCAAAAGATGAGTATATGTACGTAAATAATGTCTTTAATGGGATGTTAGATTTAGGTGAACCGATGGGAATCTTTAATATTATTGAGTATGAATCGCGAGGCGGTAACTTCCAGTTGTGTGAAAAAGAAGATTTAGCTGCTTTTGTTGATTTTCCCTTGCATAAAATTCTAGTAGCTGCCCAACCAGAATATCTAAATGAGCATTGGAAAAAAATTATCGCTCCATTTGAAGCAAAAGTCAGCGGTGTTTTTTCAGCTCCAATGTATTTTGAATTTACAGACAAAGGCATTGATAAAGCCAACGCATTAGATAAAACCTTAACTCCTTTAGGAATTGAAAGAGAACACATCATTTCATTTGGTGATGGGCACAATGACTTGTCCTTGATTGAATATGCTGGAATGGGTGTTGCGATGGGGAATGCAGTGGATGAATTAAAAAATAGTGCTGATAAAATTACGTTAACCAACAATGAAGATGGCATTGCCAAAGCCTTAGCAGAATTATTGTAA